ATGTTACCTGAATTGGACAGGTTGACACGTTTATCATAACAATAATAATGTGCtcatttaacagatgctttCATCTAAAGCAACATACAGGGAGACATTTGAACTTGCAACCTCCACTCAGCAGTTCAGAGGAGTGGGACTAAAACTACCCCACACCTCACTgggatgacatcacagacacagacacctcGGATTGGCAGATCTTGACGTCAGGGTGTTTGGCATCACCAGCTTCTCCAATAGAGAAGCATGGGTAGAGTTTCTCAGTGAAGGAGTCTTTATGAGTGTGGATGTGAGTCATGTCTTCAGGGTGGTAGAAGGacacctcccccctgtcccagtccagctgaACTCTGATCCTCTGGAGTCTCCTCTTCAGAGGGAGAGTGTTACGCAGACCATCAGTGTACTCACCACTCCTCTGCAATACACACCAGAGTCCATACTCTGGGGATGCATTCAgctcccccttcctgtctgcTGACTCTCTGACCACACCTATAGTCCAGACAGGATggtcccccacctccacctcccagctgTGCTTCCCTGAGCTGAACCCCTCAGAACCCAGAACAGTGGCGTACTTGGTGTACCTCTCTGGGTTGTCAGGGAGCTGCTGTTTTGAGCCTGCCTGTCTAACACTGGTCAGAtcatcagacagagagagcatgggGTGTGCAGTGTTGGGGTCCAGAATGACAGGAGTGAAGCTGACCACCCCCCTCATCTTCTCCCACACTCTGAAGGTCAGGTTGCCGAGGTGTTTGGCCACGTCTATCAGCGCTCCTGAGACCAGCTGTGGATCCGGCAGTGTGACCTGGGCTCTGGAACAAATGTTCATGATCAGTGTTGATGAGGGTGGAGATTAAAAGTTAAACAAATAAAAGATTAATTATAAATTCACGTACTTCTTCTCTGTGATTCTGAAGCGCTGAATGAACAGAAAAGGGCAATGATAAGCATGGTCATCAAAACCATGTTTCAGAATAGCATGAATTGTCAACTGAAACACATCCTTACCTGCAGGAATGACACATCGTCTGCATTTAGCTCCTGCTTTATGGCTTCAATTGTGTCTGAAAGTGAGGCCATCTCTCTATTTATTCCCTCAAACTTTTCTTTCATTGTCTCACTCTTCTCtttgccctctctcctcagagctgcagtcctggCCTGTTCTTCCTCGTGTAGAAACTGGTGAAACTTGTTGAACTTCTCCTTTATCTGCTTCTCTGTGTTTACTGTCTGGGTCTGTTAGAGTCAGAGAAGACCTCACATTAGCAttttattatttgtttttaaataataaacaaatCTTTACTGATCGATTCAATGCCTGTTGGTCACAGCATTGGCTAAcacgtactgtactgtacctcaaTGTGTTCTGCAATCTTTTCACACGTTAGTTTAACTTTATTACAGTCCTCTAGCTTCTTTTCTAAGGGCTTCAGGGCAGTCTGAATTTCTTCCTGGAATGACACATGACAGACATTTACAATCTTCATCTATAATGAATCAGAAAAGAGCTATTGTAAGGTATTTTGCAGTGGCAacagaaaagaaaaataattagTATCATCCGTTAAAGGAAACTTTAACTACTTCAAGAGTGTCCTTGTATTTGATCTCAAAACACCATGTTTATCTGACAATCTTCTTCCTCT
Above is a genomic segment from Osmerus mordax isolate fOsmMor3 chromosome 24, fOsmMor3.pri, whole genome shotgun sequence containing:
- the LOC136932484 gene encoding zinc-binding protein A33-like isoform X2, producing the protein MAEKFESYLNCHVCSETFRDPVSLGCHHSFCSSCLTKFWDQAKNKNCPVCKRKSSKEIPESEVLCSLHSEKLKLFCQEDKEPVCVVCQTSRKHRSHTCVPVDEAAQDHREEIQTALKPLEKKLEDCNKVKLTCEKIAEHIETQTVNTEKQIKEKFNKFHQFLHEEEQARTAALRREGKEKSETMKEKFEGINREMASLSDTIEAIKQELNADDVSFLQRFRITEKKAQVTLPDPQLVSGALIDVAKHLGNLTFRVWEKMRGVVSFTPVILDPNTAHPMLSLSDDLTSVRQAGSKQQLPDNPERYTKYATVLGSEGFSSGKHSWEVEVGDHPVWTIGVVRESADRKGELNASPEYGLWCVLQRSGEYTDGLRNTLPLKRRLQRIRVQLDWDRGEVSFYHPEDMTHIHTHKDSFTEKLYPCFSIGEAGDAKHPDVKICQSEVSVSVMSSQ
- the LOC136932484 gene encoding nuclear factor 7, brain-like isoform X1, with protein sequence MAEKFESYLNCHVCSETFRDPVSLGCHHSFCSSCLTKFWDQAKNKNCPVCKRKSSKEIPGINLSLKDLADSFAGRQKAGSSEERRGEEEMEVCSKHSEECKTVAGVVRESEVLCSLHSEKLKLFCQEDKEPVCVVCQTSRKHRSHTCVPVDEAAQDHREEIQTALKPLEKKLEDCNKVKLTCEKIAEHIETQTVNTEKQIKEKFNKFHQFLHEEEQARTAALRREGKEKSETMKEKFEGINREMASLSDTIEAIKQELNADDVSFLQRFRITEKKAQVTLPDPQLVSGALIDVAKHLGNLTFRVWEKMRGVVSFTPVILDPNTAHPMLSLSDDLTSVRQAGSKQQLPDNPERYTKYATVLGSEGFSSGKHSWEVEVGDHPVWTIGVVRESADRKGELNASPEYGLWCVLQRSGEYTDGLRNTLPLKRRLQRIRVQLDWDRGEVSFYHPEDMTHIHTHKDSFTEKLYPCFSIGEAGDAKHPDVKICQSEVSVSVMSSQ